From Streptomonospora salina, the proteins below share one genomic window:
- a CDS encoding MDR family MFS transporter: protein MRRVEYKWLVAVTFVFGLIMQILDVTILNVALATLGREFGVDEGTLQWVLTGYMVSLAVFIPASGWISDRFGSKRTFQLAVLVFTTASVLCGLATGIGWLIAARVLQGVGGGMLVPVGQAMLFRAFPAQERAKASAVLMIPTSIAPALGPVLGGFLVEYASWRWIFFINVPIGGLALLFTVVFLREEVQERAGRFDIPGFVLAGAGLASLLVTLDRAAQAGWGEPSVWGGLAAAPVFIGLLIRRELTAPEPMLDLRLLRERLFGAGNAALVCITAGMFGVLFLVPLYMQNLRGSSALEAGLVLMPQALGMVITTQFISRLYPRVGPRRLLLAGLTLIGCLNLSFQLVGLSTPYWVLGGLMFIQGIGMGTSMVPLQAATFAQTASASMGRATSLFNASRQVATATGVAVLSTVLVVRGQAETAALGQAASNAARAQAQMAAYHSAFLAAVAFAVLGLVVVSLIRDSDAAPSMRGSAASG from the coding sequence TTGCGTCGTGTCGAGTACAAGTGGCTGGTAGCGGTCACGTTCGTCTTCGGGCTGATCATGCAGATCCTCGATGTGACCATCCTCAACGTGGCGCTGGCGACACTGGGGCGCGAGTTCGGTGTCGACGAGGGAACCCTGCAGTGGGTGCTGACCGGGTACATGGTCAGCCTCGCGGTGTTCATCCCCGCTTCCGGCTGGATCAGCGACCGGTTCGGCAGCAAGCGCACCTTCCAGCTCGCCGTGCTCGTGTTCACCACGGCATCGGTACTGTGCGGGTTGGCCACGGGCATCGGATGGCTGATCGCGGCCCGGGTGCTGCAGGGCGTGGGCGGAGGCATGCTGGTTCCGGTCGGCCAGGCGATGCTGTTCCGCGCCTTTCCCGCCCAGGAGCGGGCGAAGGCCTCGGCGGTGCTGATGATCCCGACCAGCATCGCTCCCGCCCTGGGGCCGGTGCTGGGCGGTTTCCTGGTGGAGTACGCGAGCTGGCGCTGGATCTTCTTCATCAACGTGCCCATCGGCGGCCTGGCGCTGCTGTTCACCGTCGTGTTCCTGCGTGAGGAGGTGCAGGAACGCGCCGGCCGCTTCGACATCCCGGGGTTCGTCCTCGCCGGCGCGGGGTTGGCGAGCCTGCTGGTCACCCTGGACCGTGCGGCCCAGGCGGGCTGGGGCGAACCGTCGGTGTGGGGCGGCCTCGCCGCCGCCCCCGTGTTCATCGGCCTCCTCATCCGGCGGGAGCTCACGGCGCCGGAACCGATGCTGGACCTGCGCCTGCTGCGGGAGCGGCTCTTCGGCGCCGGCAACGCGGCGCTGGTGTGCATCACCGCCGGGATGTTCGGGGTGCTGTTCCTGGTGCCGCTCTACATGCAGAACCTGCGCGGCTCGTCCGCGCTGGAGGCCGGCCTGGTACTGATGCCGCAGGCACTGGGCATGGTCATCACCACGCAGTTCATCAGCCGCCTCTATCCGCGCGTCGGGCCGCGCCGGCTGCTGTTGGCGGGGCTCACGCTGATCGGATGCCTCAACCTGTCGTTCCAACTCGTCGGACTCTCGACGCCGTACTGGGTCCTGGGCGGGCTGATGTTCATCCAGGGGATCGGCATGGGAACGTCCATGGTTCCGCTGCAGGCCGCGACGTTCGCACAGACCGCCTCCGCGTCCATGGGCCGGGCTACGTCGCTGTTCAACGCCAGCCGCCAGGTCGCCACCGCGACCGGTGTCGCCGTGCTGTCGACCGTGCTGGTGGTCCGCGGCCAGGCCGAAACGGCGGCGCTGGGCCAAGCGGCGTCGAACGCGGCTCGCGCCCAAGCCCAGATGGCGGCCTACCACAGCGCCTTCCTGGCGGCTGTGGCCTTCGCCGTCCTCGGGCTGGTGGTCGTATCCCTCATCCGCGACTCCGACGCCGCCCCCAGCATGCGAGGCAGTGCCGCCTCGGGGTAG
- a CDS encoding HD domain-containing protein — translation MSESIADVRIPDSALAREATELVRETASPLLFDHSRRVFLWGSLRGYDHGLRFDPELLYVGAMFHDLGLTERFGRTDQRFELDGADEARRFLHARAVTGEEADRVWTAIALHTTPEIPLHMAAEIALVTRGVELDVLGIGYDAVTDEQRAAVVAAHPRPDFKNRILAAFTEGVKDRPETTFGNVKADVLAHCVPGFVRGDFVEVIRNSDWPE, via the coding sequence ATGAGCGAATCCATCGCGGACGTGCGGATCCCAGACAGCGCCCTGGCGCGGGAGGCGACCGAACTGGTACGGGAAACAGCCTCACCGCTGCTGTTCGACCACTCCCGGCGCGTGTTCCTCTGGGGATCGCTGCGCGGCTACGACCACGGGCTCCGGTTCGACCCGGAACTGCTGTATGTGGGAGCGATGTTCCACGACCTGGGGCTGACCGAGCGCTTCGGGCGCACCGACCAGCGCTTCGAGCTCGACGGTGCCGACGAGGCCCGCCGGTTCCTGCACGCCCGCGCCGTCACCGGAGAGGAAGCCGACCGGGTCTGGACGGCGATCGCCCTGCACACCACGCCGGAGATCCCGCTGCACATGGCGGCCGAGATCGCCCTGGTCACACGGGGAGTGGAACTGGACGTGCTCGGCATCGGCTACGACGCGGTCACCGACGAGCAGCGCGCGGCCGTGGTCGCCGCCCACCCCCGGCCGGACTTCAAGAACAGGATCCTGGCCGCGTTCACCGAGGGCGTCAAGGACCGCCCCGAGACCACGTTCGGCAACGTCAAGGCCGACGTGCTCGCCCACTGCGTCCCCGGCTTCGTCCGCGGCGACTTCGTCGAGGTCATCAGAAACTCCGACTGGCCGGAGTGA
- a CDS encoding CGNR zinc finger domain-containing protein, with translation MKILFTDYASGAGVATALVNTAPQVRSDGDALADATALSAFLAAHGLTPAALDGGGRPADADVSAVHRLRGDTRAALENGSEDALAAAAASLVARAGAGPRLDRDGDGRWQWAVATVDGAPLADELAVLVGVGLLGVLRNLGAGRVRACGSPECAGVFVDTSRAGRRRFCMPEICGNRVNVANHRARRRSEGA, from the coding sequence GTGAAGATACTTTTTACCGATTACGCGTCGGGTGCGGGTGTCGCTACGGCCCTCGTCAACACCGCTCCGCAGGTGCGCAGCGACGGCGACGCCCTGGCCGACGCCACCGCTCTGTCCGCGTTCCTCGCAGCGCACGGGCTCACCCCCGCGGCCCTGGACGGCGGAGGACGTCCCGCCGACGCCGATGTGTCCGCCGTCCACCGCCTGCGCGGCGACACCCGCGCCGCTTTGGAGAACGGATCCGAGGACGCGCTCGCAGCCGCCGCCGCGTCGCTCGTCGCCCGCGCCGGCGCCGGCCCCCGTCTCGACCGGGACGGCGATGGGCGCTGGCAGTGGGCGGTCGCCACGGTGGACGGGGCTCCGCTCGCCGACGAGCTGGCCGTACTCGTCGGTGTCGGGCTGCTGGGCGTGCTGCGCAACCTGGGAGCGGGGCGCGTGCGCGCGTGCGGGTCACCGGAGTGCGCGGGTGTATTCGTCGACACCAGCCGGGCCGGGCGCCGTCGCTTCTGCATGCCGGAGATCTGCGGCAACCGGGTCAACGTGGCCAACCACCGTGCGCGGCGGCGGTCCGAAGGCGCGTAG
- a CDS encoding alpha/beta fold hydrolase — protein sequence MPTTEGTTAPAAVSSAWSLPDRVRVSGGRVATGVLGQGPPVILVHGTPAWSYLWRGVAERLAEQHTVYMWDMLGFGDSRADPGVAPSIARQAATLAELVDHWELDAPALVGHDIGGGVVARAHLVEQVPVTALALVDAAVLGPWNTPFTDHQQRYAEAWRTMPADVFAELAAIRLRSAVQTPMPPDVAEAYLAPWAGRQGQNRWVDQVAAVGYADTRDAVELLDSVTAPTLVLWGEQDGWLDPSVGSDLAAAVPGARLRTVPGAGHFLPEDAPEAAAHALSEFLAG from the coding sequence ATGCCCACCACCGAGGGCACCACCGCACCCGCCGCCGTCTCTTCGGCCTGGAGCCTGCCCGACCGCGTCCGCGTATCGGGCGGGCGGGTCGCCACGGGCGTACTCGGCCAGGGACCTCCCGTGATCCTCGTACACGGCACGCCGGCCTGGTCCTACCTGTGGCGCGGCGTCGCCGAACGGCTGGCCGAGCAGCACACGGTCTACATGTGGGACATGCTCGGATTCGGCGACTCCCGCGCCGATCCCGGAGTGGCCCCCTCGATCGCGCGGCAGGCCGCCACGCTCGCCGAACTGGTCGACCACTGGGAGCTGGACGCGCCCGCCCTGGTCGGCCACGACATCGGCGGCGGTGTGGTGGCACGCGCCCACCTGGTGGAACAGGTACCCGTGACTGCGCTGGCGCTGGTCGACGCCGCGGTGCTGGGGCCGTGGAACACCCCCTTCACCGACCACCAGCAGCGCTACGCCGAGGCCTGGCGCACGATGCCCGCCGACGTGTTCGCCGAACTGGCCGCTATCCGGCTGCGCAGCGCCGTCCAGACACCCATGCCCCCTGACGTGGCCGAGGCCTACCTCGCGCCGTGGGCCGGCCGGCAGGGCCAGAACCGCTGGGTCGACCAAGTCGCGGCGGTCGGCTACGCCGACACCCGCGATGCTGTGGAGCTTCTGGACTCGGTGACCGCGCCCACCCTGGTGCTGTGGGGCGAGCAGGACGGCTGGCTCGACCCGTCGGTCGGGTCCGACCTCGCCGCCGCCGTCCCCGGCGCGCGCCTGCGTACGGTCCCGGGTGCGGGACACTTCCTGCCCGAGGACGCCCCCGAAGCCGCGGCGCACGCCCTGTCGGAGTTCCTCGCCGGCTGA